Proteins from one Halopseudomonas pelagia genomic window:
- a CDS encoding uracil-xanthine permease family protein: MDAVQTTGWRSALAGSQMLFVAFGALVLMPLITGMNPSVALFTAGIGTLIFQFTTQRQVPVFLASSFAFIAPILYSNQTWGLPATLGGLMAAGFMYILLSLIVRLRGPGFIHRLLPPVVVGPVIMVIGLGLASVAVNMAMGKAGDGSAQLVEYSTAMIISMSALATTIVFAVFAKGIFRLVPILAGVLVGYGLSWFLGVVDFSVVGEAEWMAVPSFVTPEFKLAAILFMIPVAIAPAIEHIGDVLAIGSVTGKDYIRKPGLQRTLLGDGLATSAAACFGGPPNTTYSEVTGAVMLTRNFNPNVMIWAAVFAIGLAFIDKFGAVLLSMPVPVMGGILCLLFGSIAVVGMNTLIRHQVDLSQARNLCIVSVTLVFGIGGLIIGNDSFSLQGISLCGVVAILMNLLFPHPTAEMAADAGEEPAE, encoded by the coding sequence ATGGATGCAGTGCAGACCACGGGCTGGCGCAGCGCGCTGGCAGGCTCGCAAATGTTGTTTGTAGCTTTCGGCGCGCTGGTACTCATGCCCTTGATTACCGGCATGAATCCCAGCGTTGCGTTGTTCACTGCCGGCATCGGCACCTTGATTTTCCAGTTCACCACCCAGCGTCAGGTGCCGGTTTTCCTCGCATCAAGCTTCGCCTTTATTGCTCCTATTCTCTACAGCAATCAGACCTGGGGCCTGCCCGCGACGCTTGGCGGACTCATGGCGGCGGGGTTCATGTATATCCTGCTCAGCTTGATCGTGCGCCTGCGTGGACCTGGATTCATCCACCGGTTGTTGCCACCGGTGGTAGTCGGGCCGGTGATTATGGTTATCGGTCTCGGGTTGGCGTCGGTGGCCGTCAATATGGCCATGGGCAAGGCCGGCGATGGCAGTGCACAATTGGTCGAATACTCCACCGCGATGATTATTTCCATGTCCGCCTTGGCTACCACCATTGTGTTCGCGGTGTTTGCCAAGGGTATTTTCAGACTTGTGCCGATTCTCGCCGGCGTGCTGGTGGGCTACGGGTTGTCCTGGTTCCTCGGCGTGGTTGATTTCAGCGTTGTTGGGGAGGCCGAATGGATGGCGGTACCCAGCTTTGTGACCCCTGAATTCAAGCTGGCGGCGATCCTGTTCATGATCCCCGTCGCCATTGCGCCGGCGATTGAACATATCGGCGACGTGCTGGCGATTGGCTCGGTAACCGGCAAGGATTACATCAGAAAGCCCGGGCTCCAGCGCACGCTGCTCGGCGACGGGCTGGCCACCTCGGCCGCTGCCTGCTTTGGTGGCCCGCCAAACACGACCTACTCGGAAGTGACCGGCGCTGTGATGTTGACGCGCAATTTCAATCCCAACGTGATGATCTGGGCGGCGGTGTTTGCCATTGGCCTTGCCTTTATCGACAAGTTCGGCGCGGTGCTGTTGAGCATGCCGGTACCGGTGATGGGTGGCATTCTCTGCCTGCTGTTTGGCTCCATCGCGGTGGTCGGCATGAATACGCTTATCCGCCACCAGGTCGACCTGTCACAAGCGCGCAATCTGTGCATTGTGTCAGTGACCCTGGTATTCGGTATCGGCGGTCTGATCATTGGCAATGACAGCTTCAGTCTGCAGGGCATCAGCCTGTGCGGCGTGGTAGCCATTCTCATGAATCTGCTATTTCCCCACCCCACCGCTGAAATGGCCGCCGATGCTGGCGAAGAGCCCGCCGAGTAA
- the upp gene encoding uracil phosphoribosyltransferase → MNIKEIRHPLIRHKLGLMRRAEISTKNFRELAQEVAALLTYEATQDMPLEPQQIEGWCGTVEVEKLSGKKVTVVPILRAGLGMLDGVLSLIPSAKVSVIGLVRNEETLEADTYLEKLVGEMNQRMALIIDPMLATGGSLVATIDMLKRAGAREIRALVLVAAPEGIARVYKAHPDVQIFTASIDERLNEHGYIIPGLGDAGDKIFGTKQKDVH, encoded by the coding sequence ATGAATATCAAAGAAATACGTCACCCTCTGATCCGCCACAAGCTGGGCCTGATGCGCCGAGCCGAGATCAGTACGAAGAACTTTCGTGAACTGGCGCAGGAAGTGGCGGCCCTGCTGACCTATGAAGCCACCCAGGATATGCCGTTGGAACCTCAACAGATCGAGGGTTGGTGCGGCACCGTCGAGGTGGAAAAACTTTCCGGTAAGAAGGTCACTGTCGTGCCCATTTTACGCGCCGGCCTGGGCATGCTGGACGGCGTACTCAGCTTGATCCCCAGCGCCAAGGTCAGTGTGATCGGCCTGGTGCGCAATGAGGAGACCCTGGAGGCGGATACCTACCTGGAAAAACTCGTGGGTGAAATGAACCAACGCATGGCACTGATCATCGATCCAATGCTGGCCACCGGTGGCTCTCTGGTCGCCACCATAGACATGCTCAAGCGCGCCGGTGCCAGAGAGATCCGCGCACTGGTTCTGGTCGCCGCGCCAGAGGGCATAGCCCGCGTTTACAAGGCGCACCCAGACGTACAGATATTTACCGCCTCGATTGATGAGCGCCTCAACGAGCACGGCTATATCATTCCCGGCCTCGGTGATGCCGGCGACAAGATCTTCGGTACCAAACAGAAGGATGTTCACTGA
- a CDS encoding hypoxanthine-guanine phosphoribosyltransferase has product MSVDLDHIRQVKAEADCLFTAADIEAAMDRMAAEINAALADSNPIVYSVMNGGLVIAGQLVTRLDFPMEVGYLHATRYRNKLSGGELFWKARAEHSLVGRTVLIVDDILDEGHTLAAIVEYCRDAGASQVLTAVLLDKQHDRKAYAGMRADFTGMPVVDRYIFGFGLDYKGYWRNANGIFAIPEA; this is encoded by the coding sequence ATGTCCGTCGATCTGGATCACATTCGGCAAGTCAAGGCCGAGGCCGACTGCCTGTTTACCGCGGCCGATATAGAAGCGGCCATGGATCGCATGGCAGCCGAGATCAATGCCGCGTTGGCCGATAGTAATCCCATCGTCTATAGCGTGATGAATGGCGGCCTGGTGATTGCTGGTCAACTGGTGACCCGCCTGGACTTCCCGATGGAGGTTGGCTATCTGCATGCCACGCGTTATCGGAATAAGCTGTCCGGCGGCGAGCTGTTCTGGAAGGCTCGCGCCGAGCATTCGCTGGTCGGGCGCACGGTGCTGATCGTCGACGACATTCTTGACGAAGGTCACACCCTGGCAGCCATTGTTGAATATTGCCGGGATGCGGGCGCTAGCCAGGTGCTTACCGCGGTCTTGCTCGACAAGCAGCATGACCGCAAGGCCTACGCGGGGATGCGCGCGGACTTTACCGGGATGCCGGTAGTAGATCGCTACATCTTCGGCTTTGGCCTGGACTACAAGGGCTATTGGCGCAATGCCAACGGTATTTTTGCGATACCTGAAGCCTGA
- the dauA gene encoding C4-dicarboxylic acid transporter DauA, with protein sequence MSKASIKLPLFTALRDSLREGYSLATLRGDLLAGLTVGIIAIPLAMALAIAVGVAPQHGLYTGIIGGLVIALAGGSRFNISGPTAAFVVILLPITQAYGLGGLLLVTGMSGVILLVLGLARMGNLIQFVPYPVVMGFTAGIGIVIATLQIKDFFGLQNVGQHESYLDQVQALASALPSIQLGDTLVGSATLLVLLGWPYLTRRIPGHLVALLVGSLLAVLLLQLDLQVSTLGSRFSYEIDGITHPGIPPFAPQWLLPWTLPGADGTPLQVNFNLLRELLPFSLAVAMLGAIESLLCALVADGMANTRHDPNAELMGQGLGNMIVPFFGGITATAAIARTATSVRSGARTPMAGVFHALVILLAVVLLADLFAYLPMASLAAMLLIVAWNMSEVPHVLHMLRIGPRQDVWVLLICLALTVLFDMVLAVGVGLLLASALFIKRMADLSQGAKMPRHQHLALSELPDSVALYQINGPLFFAAADKALSAMSRFDEGIAFLAIDMQAVPSMDMSALVMFEKALRDLDRREIRVYLIGVNASVRLKLKRAGVGALQGRRHYVANPDRVAELIRQQLADEDNASAKI encoded by the coding sequence ATGAGCAAAGCGTCCATCAAGCTGCCGCTGTTCACCGCACTGCGCGACAGCTTACGGGAAGGTTACAGCCTCGCTACATTGCGCGGCGATTTGCTCGCCGGGCTGACCGTCGGCATTATCGCCATCCCACTGGCCATGGCGCTGGCCATTGCCGTTGGGGTAGCCCCCCAACATGGACTGTATACCGGCATTATCGGCGGCCTCGTCATTGCCCTGGCGGGCGGCTCAAGATTCAACATATCGGGCCCGACCGCGGCCTTTGTGGTGATTCTTCTACCCATCACGCAGGCCTACGGGCTGGGCGGGCTGCTGTTGGTCACCGGCATGTCCGGGGTAATCTTATTGGTACTCGGTCTGGCACGGATGGGCAATCTGATCCAGTTTGTGCCCTACCCGGTAGTGATGGGGTTTACCGCGGGCATCGGCATCGTCATCGCCACCCTGCAGATCAAGGATTTCTTTGGCCTGCAGAACGTGGGCCAGCACGAAAGCTATCTGGATCAGGTTCAGGCGCTCGCTTCAGCCCTCCCCAGCATTCAACTCGGCGACACACTGGTCGGCTCGGCGACCCTGCTGGTTCTGCTCGGTTGGCCATACCTCACCCGCCGCATCCCGGGGCACCTTGTCGCTCTGCTCGTAGGCAGTTTGCTCGCTGTACTGCTGTTACAGCTCGACCTGCAGGTGAGCACGCTCGGTTCGCGCTTCAGTTACGAAATAGACGGGATAACGCATCCCGGCATTCCCCCTTTTGCCCCGCAGTGGCTATTGCCCTGGACCCTGCCCGGTGCTGACGGAACGCCTTTGCAGGTGAACTTCAATCTGTTGCGCGAGCTGCTGCCTTTCTCCCTGGCGGTGGCAATGCTCGGCGCGATCGAATCGCTACTCTGTGCGCTGGTCGCCGACGGTATGGCCAATACTCGCCACGATCCCAATGCGGAACTGATGGGTCAGGGGCTGGGCAATATGATCGTGCCATTCTTCGGCGGCATCACTGCGACGGCAGCCATTGCGCGGACGGCTACCAGCGTGCGTTCGGGTGCACGCACACCGATGGCTGGGGTTTTCCACGCGCTGGTCATCCTGCTCGCGGTGGTGCTACTGGCCGACCTGTTTGCCTATTTGCCCATGGCCTCGCTCGCGGCGATGCTGCTGATCGTGGCGTGGAACATGAGCGAGGTTCCTCACGTACTGCACATGTTGCGAATTGGGCCGCGGCAGGACGTGTGGGTACTGCTGATCTGCCTGGCGCTGACGGTGTTGTTCGATATGGTGCTGGCCGTGGGCGTCGGGTTGTTGCTGGCTTCAGCGTTGTTCATCAAACGCATGGCGGACCTTAGCCAAGGGGCGAAGATGCCGCGGCATCAGCACCTTGCCCTGTCAGAGTTGCCCGACAGCGTCGCCTTGTACCAGATCAACGGCCCCTTGTTTTTCGCAGCAGCAGACAAGGCCTTGAGCGCCATGAGCCGCTTTGACGAAGGCATTGCGTTCCTGGCGATCGATATGCAGGCGGTGCCGAGCATGGATATGAGCGCGCTGGTGATGTTTGAGAAAGCGCTGAGAGATCTGGACCGGCGGGAAATCCGCGTATACCTGATCGGCGTCAACGCTTCGGTGCGTCTCAAACTCAAGCGCGCCGGGGTAGGTGCGCTACAGGGTCGCCGGCACTATGTCGCCAATCCGGACCGGGTCGCAGAGCTGATTCGTCAGCAACTGGCCGATGAAGACAACGCCTCGGCAAAAATCTGA
- a CDS encoding PA4642 family protein, with amino-acid sequence MRKDKEKVIGEPMTDEQVAVFLQARPYAGESVEHHILTRAYRGLRAHDFERFVQMFKAQGFDLNALDANGQTFLQTITEHAQAQDYAEVLKAAGAKA; translated from the coding sequence GTGCGTAAAGATAAAGAAAAGGTGATTGGCGAGCCGATGACCGATGAGCAGGTAGCGGTTTTTCTTCAGGCGCGGCCGTACGCGGGCGAATCAGTTGAACACCACATTCTGACGCGAGCTTACCGTGGTTTGCGCGCGCATGACTTCGAGCGTTTTGTGCAGATGTTCAAAGCGCAGGGTTTCGACTTGAATGCGCTCGATGCCAATGGTCAGACCTTTCTGCAAACCATTACCGAGCACGCTCAAGCGCAGGACTACGCCGAGGTGCTCAAAGCCGCCGGCGCTAAGGCCTGA
- a CDS encoding YajG family lipoprotein, producing MLNRLAMLAVAGLAVVLVGCAHSPQQLNVQPKVLVPLNPVASSQPVAVVVQDTRQSKVLGTRGGLYPNSSNLTINDQALTQIKQQVEQSLRQLGFMVVAEDTPNANRLTVSLAELSYQSPTATTYVTEADIGATFAAEARGMNQQYKGRYGASANHRFGYAPNQATNTRLVTDVMSDALTRVFKDPEILRVLQQ from the coding sequence ATGCTTAATCGTTTGGCAATGCTGGCCGTGGCGGGTCTCGCGGTGGTGCTGGTCGGCTGTGCGCATAGCCCACAGCAACTGAATGTGCAGCCCAAGGTGCTGGTGCCGCTCAATCCGGTGGCCAGTTCGCAGCCAGTCGCGGTGGTGGTTCAGGACACACGCCAGTCCAAGGTGCTCGGCACCCGCGGCGGTCTTTACCCGAACTCAAGCAACCTGACGATTAACGATCAGGCGCTGACGCAGATCAAGCAGCAGGTCGAGCAATCGCTTCGGCAATTGGGCTTCATGGTGGTCGCCGAAGACACGCCAAATGCTAATCGGCTCACTGTCAGCCTCGCCGAGCTTAGCTACCAGTCACCCACAGCTACTACCTACGTTACAGAAGCGGACATAGGCGCGACCTTCGCAGCCGAAGCGCGGGGCATGAACCAGCAGTACAAGGGACGCTACGGTGCTTCAGCCAATCATCGTTTTGGCTACGCGCCGAACCAGGCAACCAATACGCGCCTGGTGACCGATGTGATGAGTGATGCATTAACGCGGGTGTTCAAGGATCCGGAGATTTTGCGCGTGCTGCAGCAGTAA
- a CDS encoding BCCT family transporter — MTENTSDNSTEKPSRWKSTILVPVFAPAVIITLLLVVGTVSNPELAGEAFSSTLAYITTTFGWFYMLAVAMFLIFIVMIAFSKWGNIKLGPDHSEPQYSFPAWFAMLFSAGYGIALLFFGVAEPVLHYAAPPAGAAETVDSAKQAMQIAFFHWGFHIWAIYGLVGLVLAYFSFRHGLPLSMRSALYPLIGDRIYGPIGHTVDVFAILGTLFGIATTLGLSVSQINAGLNYLWPSIPVNITVQIIAIAIITSLALISVVAGLDKGVKNLSILNMVLAIVLMVFVFAVGPSIMILETFLQNTGSYLNNIVERTFNLQAYTRSDWIGNWTLFIFGWTIAWAPFVGLFIAKISRGRTIRQFVMGVMLVPTIFTFLWFSIFGDTALHLIMNEGYTALITEVQNDTAIALFKLYERLPLTSIVSFITVILIITFFVTSSDSGSLVIDSLASGGAMHTPAWQRAFWAILEGVVASVLLLAGGLSALQTMTIASALPFSIIMIISAIGMWRALVIEGHRDQSLLHPMQSTRHHTGNPTTAWKKRLAGIVNFPDKAQVEKFINGVALEAMQGLQQNMVEQGWEAEVHADTEHGRVYIEIIKEGELDFIYDVRMREYARPSFAFPQMARADEAKEFYYRAEVFLRRGGQTYDVYGYDQQELIGDILDHFEKYLHFLHISPGSLPWNMAEHDEMLHDVPEVKPTS; from the coding sequence ATGACTGAAAACACGTCTGACAACTCGACTGAAAAGCCAAGCCGCTGGAAATCCACCATACTGGTTCCGGTCTTCGCGCCAGCAGTGATCATTACCCTGCTGTTAGTGGTCGGCACTGTCAGTAATCCAGAACTGGCGGGTGAAGCGTTCAGCAGCACCCTGGCCTACATCACCACCACCTTCGGCTGGTTTTATATGCTCGCGGTGGCCATGTTCCTGATTTTCATCGTGATGATCGCGTTCAGCAAATGGGGCAATATAAAACTTGGGCCTGACCATTCGGAGCCGCAATACAGTTTTCCGGCCTGGTTCGCCATGCTGTTTTCCGCTGGCTACGGCATTGCGTTGCTGTTCTTCGGGGTTGCCGAGCCGGTATTACACTATGCCGCTCCCCCGGCCGGCGCCGCGGAAACCGTCGACTCGGCCAAGCAGGCGATGCAGATTGCGTTTTTTCACTGGGGCTTTCATATCTGGGCGATCTACGGCCTGGTAGGTCTGGTGCTGGCCTATTTCTCCTTCCGGCATGGCTTGCCGCTGTCGATGCGTTCGGCGCTGTACCCGCTGATTGGCGACCGTATTTATGGCCCGATCGGTCACACGGTGGACGTATTCGCGATCCTCGGCACGCTGTTCGGCATCGCCACTACGCTGGGTCTGTCGGTTTCGCAGATCAATGCGGGGTTGAATTATCTGTGGCCCAGTATCCCGGTGAATATCACGGTGCAGATCATCGCCATCGCGATAATTACCAGCCTGGCTCTGATCTCGGTTGTCGCCGGCCTCGACAAGGGTGTGAAGAACCTGTCGATTCTGAATATGGTGCTGGCGATAGTACTGATGGTCTTCGTGTTCGCCGTTGGGCCCTCGATCATGATTCTGGAGACCTTCCTGCAGAATACCGGTAGCTATCTGAACAATATCGTCGAACGCACTTTCAATCTTCAGGCTTACACCCGCAGTGACTGGATCGGCAACTGGACCTTGTTCATTTTCGGCTGGACCATTGCCTGGGCGCCCTTCGTCGGCCTGTTTATCGCCAAGATCAGCCGCGGCCGCACTATCCGCCAGTTCGTCATGGGCGTGATGCTGGTACCGACGATCTTCACCTTCCTGTGGTTTTCGATCTTTGGTGATACCGCGCTGCACCTGATCATGAACGAGGGTTACACCGCGCTGATTACTGAGGTGCAGAACGATACTGCGATTGCCCTGTTCAAACTCTATGAACGGTTGCCGCTGACCTCGATCGTGTCCTTCATCACGGTGATCCTGATTATCACCTTCTTTGTTACCTCCTCGGACTCCGGCTCGCTGGTGATTGATTCGCTGGCCTCAGGCGGCGCCATGCATACGCCTGCCTGGCAGCGCGCTTTCTGGGCGATACTTGAAGGGGTGGTGGCGTCGGTGCTGCTGCTGGCTGGCGGTCTCAGTGCGCTGCAGACCATGACCATTGCCAGCGCTCTGCCGTTCTCGATCATCATGATTATCTCGGCGATCGGAATGTGGCGGGCGCTGGTGATTGAAGGCCATCGCGATCAAAGCCTGCTGCACCCCATGCAGTCAACCCGCCACCACACAGGCAATCCGACCACCGCCTGGAAAAAGCGTCTGGCAGGCATCGTCAATTTTCCCGACAAGGCCCAGGTGGAGAAGTTTATCAACGGTGTTGCGTTGGAGGCGATGCAGGGTCTGCAGCAGAACATGGTTGAGCAAGGTTGGGAGGCCGAAGTACATGCCGATACCGAACATGGCCGGGTGTATATCGAAATCATCAAGGAAGGTGAGCTCGACTTTATCTACGACGTGCGCATGCGCGAGTATGCGCGGCCGAGCTTTGCGTTTCCGCAGATGGCTCGTGCTGACGAGGCGAAGGAGTTCTACTACCGCGCCGAGGTGTTTTTGCGTCGCGGTGGTCAGACTTACGACGTCTACGGTTATGACCAGCAGGAGCTGATTGGCGATATCCTCGACCACTTCGAGAAGTATCTGCACTTCCTGCATATATCCCCCGGCAGCCTGCCGTGGAACATGGCCGAGCATGATGAGATGCTGCATGACGTACCGGAGGTCAAGCCCACCAGCTAA
- a CDS encoding septal ring lytic transglycosylase RlpA family protein yields MRRIVLLALLSLILPLQPAQADISDAAEDIQDAIWQETGRASYYAARLQGRHTANGERYDQSELTAAHPSLAFGTRVCVTNLYNGRETVVRINDRGPFVGNRIIDLSRQAALDLGMIQRGVARVRLSLCDEENS; encoded by the coding sequence ATGCGCCGGATTGTTTTGCTAGCCCTGCTCTCACTGATACTGCCGCTACAGCCCGCCCAAGCGGACATCAGCGATGCCGCGGAAGACATACAGGACGCCATCTGGCAGGAAACCGGACGGGCGTCCTACTATGCCGCACGCCTGCAAGGTCGGCATACCGCCAATGGCGAGCGCTACGACCAGTCAGAACTCACCGCCGCCCATCCGAGCCTGGCCTTTGGCACCCGCGTCTGCGTGACCAATCTGTATAACGGCCGCGAAACCGTGGTGCGGATCAACGACCGCGGCCCCTTCGTCGGCAACCGTATCATCGATCTTTCCCGCCAAGCCGCGCTGGATCTGGGCATGATCCAGCGCGGTGTGGCGCGCGTCCGCTTGAGCCTCTGCGACGAAGAAAACAGCTAA
- the gatB gene encoding Asp-tRNA(Asn)/Glu-tRNA(Gln) amidotransferase subunit GatB: MQWEIVIGLEIHAQLTTASKIFSGSATAFGAEPNTQASLIDLGMPGTLPVLNAQAVRNAVKFGLAIDAEIASSNVFARKNYFYPDLPKGYQISQMDLPIVGKGFLDITLEDGSIKRVGVTRAHLEEDAGKSLHEDFHGMSGIDLNRAGTPLLEIVSEPDMRSAKEAVAYAKTIHSLVRYLGICDGNMAEGSLRCDCNVSIRPKGQTEFGTRCEIKNVNSFRFIEKAINTEVQRQIELIEDGGKVIQETRLYDPNKDETRSMRSKEEANDYRYFPDPDLLPVIIEQAFIEEIRAELPELPQQKRERFESQFGLSAYDASVLSAQRELADYFEEVQRVCGDAKLAANWVMGDLSSLLNKSDLDIEQSPVSAEQLGGMIARIRDNTISGKIAKMVFEAMAAGEGSADQIIEAKGLKQVTDSGAIEAMLDEVLAANAEQVEQYRASDENKRGKMFGFFVGQAMKASKGKANPQQVNELLRSKLEG; this comes from the coding sequence ATGCAATGGGAAATCGTAATCGGCCTGGAAATCCACGCCCAGCTCACCACCGCCTCGAAGATCTTCTCCGGCAGCGCCACCGCTTTTGGCGCCGAGCCGAACACCCAGGCCAGCCTGATTGATCTGGGCATGCCTGGTACCTTGCCGGTACTGAATGCCCAGGCGGTGCGCAATGCGGTCAAGTTCGGTTTGGCCATTGATGCCGAGATCGCCAGCAGCAACGTCTTCGCGCGCAAGAACTACTTTTATCCCGACCTACCCAAGGGCTACCAGATCAGCCAGATGGACCTGCCGATCGTCGGTAAGGGCTTTCTCGATATCACCCTGGAAGACGGCAGCATAAAGCGCGTCGGCGTCACCCGTGCACACCTGGAAGAGGACGCAGGCAAGAGCCTGCATGAAGATTTCCATGGCATGAGCGGCATCGACCTCAACCGTGCCGGCACGCCGCTACTGGAAATCGTCTCCGAGCCGGATATGCGCAGCGCCAAGGAAGCCGTGGCCTATGCCAAGACCATTCACTCGCTGGTGCGCTATCTGGGCATTTGCGATGGCAACATGGCCGAAGGATCGCTGCGCTGTGATTGCAACGTATCCATTCGGCCCAAGGGCCAGACCGAATTCGGCACCCGCTGTGAGATCAAGAACGTCAACTCTTTCCGTTTTATCGAGAAGGCGATCAACACCGAAGTGCAGCGTCAGATCGAGCTGATTGAAGATGGCGGCAAGGTCATACAGGAAACTCGCCTGTATGACCCCAACAAGGACGAAACCCGCTCCATGCGCAGCAAGGAAGAGGCCAACGACTACCGCTACTTCCCCGACCCCGACCTGCTGCCGGTCATTATTGAGCAGGCCTTTATCGAGGAAATCCGCGCGGAGCTGCCGGAATTGCCACAGCAAAAGCGTGAACGCTTTGAAAGCCAGTTCGGGCTCTCGGCCTACGACGCCAGCGTGCTCTCGGCCCAGCGCGAGCTGGCTGATTACTTCGAGGAAGTGCAGCGCGTCTGCGGCGATGCCAAACTCGCAGCCAATTGGGTGATGGGCGATCTGTCCAGCCTGCTGAACAAGTCGGACCTGGATATCGAGCAGTCGCCGGTCAGCGCCGAGCAGCTGGGCGGCATGATTGCGCGGATCAGGGACAACACCATCTCCGGCAAGATCGCCAAGATGGTCTTCGAAGCCATGGCCGCTGGCGAAGGCAGTGCCGATCAGATCATCGAAGCCAAGGGCCTGAAACAGGTTACTGACAGCGGTGCGATCGAAGCGATGCTGGATGAAGTGCTGGCAGCCAACGCCGAACAGGTCGAGCAATACCGCGCCAGCGACGAAAACAAGCGCGGCAAGATGTTCGGCTTTTTCGTCGGTCAGGCGATGAAAGCATCCAAAGGCAAGGCCAACCCGCAACAGGTCAACGAACTGCTGCGAAGCAAACTGGAAGGCTGA